One region of Terricaulis silvestris genomic DNA includes:
- the mtaB gene encoding tRNA (N(6)-L-threonylcarbamoyladenosine(37)-C(2))-methylthiotransferase MtaB, which yields MNNQVKPPPADVEIVTLGCRLNAYESEAMRLLAGEAGLANAVIFNTCAVTGEAVRQARQAIRRARRERPDANIIVTGCAAQIDPQSFADMPEVSRVIGNAEKMRASSFAPQHERVAVADIMAVRETASHLIDGFHERTRAYVQVQNGCDHRCTFCVIPYGRGNSRSSPAGEVVEQIRRLAANGVPEVVLTGVDLTSWGHDLPGTPQLGSLVARILKLAPDLPMLRLSSIDAAELDDQLFELVTQHDRIAPHLHLSLQHGDDLILKRMKRRHSRAQAIELCGRLKSARPDIALGADLIAGFPTEEEHHFANELSLIGECQLAYVHAFPYSPRPNTPAARMPQVDRAVIKQRAARLREAGDAALGRHLDAWVGKEANALVERDGFARLADFSTAHYGAPASSPASTVNAGEDVGAPYKRLRFTHHDGAHLHGVAA from the coding sequence ATGAACAACCAGGTGAAGCCCCCGCCGGCGGATGTCGAGATCGTGACGCTCGGCTGCCGCTTGAACGCTTACGAAAGCGAAGCCATGCGCTTGCTTGCGGGCGAGGCGGGTTTAGCGAACGCCGTCATCTTCAACACCTGCGCGGTCACCGGCGAAGCCGTACGCCAAGCGCGCCAAGCCATCCGTCGCGCCCGCCGTGAACGGCCAGACGCGAATATCATCGTCACGGGCTGCGCCGCGCAGATTGATCCGCAGAGCTTCGCCGACATGCCGGAAGTCAGCCGCGTCATCGGCAACGCCGAGAAGATGCGCGCCAGCAGCTTCGCGCCACAACACGAACGCGTCGCCGTCGCCGACATCATGGCCGTACGCGAAACCGCGTCACACCTGATCGACGGCTTTCACGAACGCACTCGCGCTTACGTCCAAGTCCAGAACGGGTGCGATCACCGCTGCACGTTCTGCGTCATCCCGTACGGCCGCGGCAATTCACGCTCCTCGCCCGCTGGCGAAGTCGTCGAACAGATCCGCCGCCTCGCCGCCAACGGCGTGCCCGAAGTCGTCCTCACCGGCGTCGACCTCACCTCATGGGGCCACGACCTGCCTGGCACGCCACAACTCGGCTCACTCGTCGCGCGCATCCTGAAACTCGCGCCCGATCTGCCGATGCTGCGTCTCTCCTCCATCGACGCTGCTGAACTCGACGATCAGCTGTTCGAACTCGTCACCCAGCACGACCGCATCGCGCCGCATTTGCATCTCTCACTACAGCACGGCGACGATCTCATCCTGAAGCGCATGAAGCGCCGCCACTCCCGCGCGCAAGCCATCGAACTCTGCGGCCGCTTAAAGAGCGCGCGCCCCGACATCGCGCTCGGCGCCGATCTCATCGCCGGCTTCCCGACGGAAGAAGAGCACCACTTCGCCAACGAGCTCTCGCTCATCGGCGAATGCCAACTCGCTTACGTCCATGCCTTCCCCTACAGCCCGCGCCCCAACACGCCCGCCGCACGCATGCCCCAAGTCGATCGCGCCGTGATCAAGCAACGCGCCGCGCGTCTCCGCGAAGCGGGCGATGCTGCGCTGGGGCGGCATCTGGATGCTTGGGTCGGTAAGGAAGCGAATGCGCTTGTTGAGCGCGACGGATTCGCACGCCTCGCTGATTTCAGCACCGCACACTATGGAGCGCCGGCGTCCTCGCCGGCCAGCACTGTAAATGCCGGCGAGGACGTCGGCGCTCCATACAAGCGCCTCCGCTTCACCCACCATGACGGCGCGCATCTTCACGGCGTCGCCGCATGA
- the ftsY gene encoding signal recognition particle-docking protein FtsY translates to MIWGLFNKRNPAEQQAEPKGLFDGLRKSSSKLADSIGAVFTKEKLDAAALAELEDALVTSDMGASAAARIASALADQRFSREDNQTEAREALAAEVARILKPREATLDLSAGPKPRIVLVIGVNGSGKTTTIGKLSKLLTDAQAKVVIGAADTFRAAAIEQLQVWAQRTGASFVSSHQGADAAGIAFETVKRAKAENADVALIDTAGRLQNKTELMAELSKIVRSIRKIDEDAPHETLLVLDATVGQNALSQVESFRSVTDITGLVMTKLDGTAKGGVLVALAQRHAIPIHFVGVGEKAEDLRPFDATAFARALVGLG, encoded by the coding sequence ATGATCTGGGGCCTGTTCAACAAGCGTAACCCGGCTGAACAACAGGCCGAGCCAAAAGGCCTGTTCGACGGCCTGCGCAAATCGTCGTCGAAGCTCGCCGACAGCATCGGCGCCGTCTTCACCAAGGAAAAGCTCGACGCCGCCGCACTCGCCGAACTCGAAGACGCGCTCGTCACGTCCGACATGGGCGCCAGCGCCGCCGCGCGCATCGCGTCCGCGCTCGCCGATCAGCGCTTCAGCAGAGAGGACAACCAGACCGAAGCGCGAGAAGCCCTAGCAGCGGAGGTCGCGCGCATCTTAAAGCCCCGCGAAGCCACGCTCGATCTCAGCGCTGGCCCGAAACCGCGCATCGTGCTTGTCATCGGCGTCAACGGCTCAGGCAAAACCACCACCATCGGCAAGCTCTCCAAGCTCCTCACTGACGCTCAAGCCAAAGTCGTCATCGGCGCCGCCGACACCTTCCGCGCCGCCGCGATCGAACAATTACAAGTCTGGGCGCAACGGACCGGCGCATCCTTTGTCAGCTCCCATCAAGGCGCCGACGCCGCCGGCATCGCCTTCGAAACCGTAAAGCGCGCCAAGGCAGAAAACGCCGATGTCGCGCTGATCGACACTGCCGGCCGCCTGCAAAACAAAACCGAGCTGATGGCGGAGCTGTCGAAAATCGTCCGCTCCATCCGCAAGATCGACGAAGACGCCCCGCACGAAACCCTGCTCGTACTCGACGCCACCGTCGGCCAGAACGCGCTCTCCCAAGTCGAGAGCTTTCGCTCCGTCACCGACATCACCGGTCTGGTCATGACCAAACTCGACGGCACCGCGAAAGGCGGTGTGCTCGTCGCGCTAGCCCAACGCCACGCCATCCCGATTCACTTTGTCGGTGTCGGCGAGAAAGCCGAAGACCTGCGCCCGTTCGACGCCACCGCCTTCGCCCGCGCGCTGGTTGGCTTGGGCTAA
- a CDS encoding class I SAM-dependent methyltransferase, which yields MRAALLRLLRATHLIQFADRIAAHRAVHANVQANADYRAAHPKRAFPDPALVFEVAGHAKLKSFDLSGQAHAREIACILRENALAASPSILDWGCGPARILAHLPAVLNAPDARFHGCDPNPRAIAYARAALAHISFEHSPATPPLPYAAESFDAIYGVSILTHLPEAQAQSWVAELARVVRNDGVVLLSAHGANAAARLPAPVRARFDAGDYVEAGGAKAGSRTYVSYFNETAGRRLFAPYFAEVVHRSANAVIGHDLCLLRAPRRSGKA from the coding sequence TTGCGCGCGGCGCTGCTGCGCCTTCTGCGCGCCACGCATCTCATCCAGTTTGCCGACCGCATCGCCGCGCACCGCGCCGTGCACGCGAACGTGCAAGCCAACGCTGACTACCGCGCCGCGCATCCCAAGCGCGCGTTTCCCGATCCAGCGCTCGTGTTCGAAGTGGCCGGCCATGCCAAACTCAAATCGTTCGATCTGAGCGGCCAAGCGCACGCGCGCGAGATCGCTTGCATTCTGCGTGAGAACGCGCTCGCAGCATCGCCATCGATCCTCGATTGGGGCTGCGGTCCCGCAAGAATTCTGGCGCATCTGCCTGCCGTGTTGAACGCGCCCGACGCGCGTTTTCACGGCTGCGACCCCAATCCTCGCGCCATCGCGTACGCGCGCGCGGCGCTTGCGCACATCTCGTTCGAGCACAGCCCCGCAACGCCGCCCCTGCCCTATGCCGCCGAGAGCTTCGACGCGATCTACGGTGTTTCAATCCTTACGCACCTCCCTGAAGCCCAGGCGCAAAGTTGGGTCGCCGAATTAGCCCGCGTTGTCCGTAATGACGGCGTTGTGCTGCTGAGCGCCCACGGCGCCAACGCGGCCGCAAGGTTACCGGCTCCCGTGCGCGCCAGGTTCGACGCAGGCGACTACGTCGAAGCCGGCGGCGCCAAGGCTGGCAGCCGCACCTACGTCTCCTACTTCAATGAAACAGCCGGCCGGCGTCTCTTTGCTCCATATTTCGCCGAGGTCGTCCACAGGTCGGCGAACGCCGTCATCGGCCACGATTTGTGCCTGCTGCGCGCGCCACGCCGCAGCGGCAAAGCTTGA
- the rplS gene encoding 50S ribosomal protein L19 has translation MNLIQTLEQEEVARITKGKTVPSFDPGDTLRVNVKIKEGDRERVQAYEGLCIARSGAGLNANFTVRKISFGEGVERVFPLYSPTVDSIEVVRRGAVRRAKLYYLRDRRGKSARIAERGGGAREDDFVGEAADTPSES, from the coding sequence ATGAACCTGATCCAGACGCTCGAACAAGAAGAAGTCGCCCGCATCACCAAGGGCAAGACCGTCCCATCCTTCGATCCGGGCGACACGCTGCGCGTGAACGTCAAGATCAAGGAAGGCGATCGCGAGCGCGTTCAGGCGTACGAAGGCCTCTGCATCGCCCGCTCGGGCGCTGGCCTCAATGCGAACTTCACCGTCCGCAAGATCAGCTTCGGCGAAGGCGTCGAGCGCGTCTTCCCGCTCTACTCGCCGACCGTGGATTCGATCGAAGTGGTTCGCCGCGGCGCCGTGCGTCGTGCGAAGCTTTACTATCTGCGCGATCGCCGCGGTAAGTCGGCCCGTATCGCTGAACGTGGCGGCGGCGCTCGCGAAGACGATTTCGTCGGCGAAGCCGCGGACACACCCAGCGAAAGCTAA
- a CDS encoding peptidylprolyl isomerase, which translates to MRILGILAVLALSACASAPAADTPAAPADPAAPVRSVQEILDASPASDWRALNPENTIYMELERGRVIIELATEYAPNHAANIRALARANYFDAANILRSQDNYVVQWGRRDEDPKSLGAATEVVRGEVVRPRAGVEFTPLPDPDTYADEVGFSNGFQVARDESGTWMTHCYAVVGSARGDGLDGGNGGQLYVVIGQSPRNLDRNITLVGRVVQGMELLSTQPRGSGALGFYETPGEMAVLRSIRVASDVPAAQRTNLQVLRTDSGTWASVVDARRTRREAFFAANPVNRLGVCNGSAPVRPAP; encoded by the coding sequence ATGCGGATTTTGGGGATTTTGGCGGTTCTGGCTCTGAGCGCATGCGCGAGCGCGCCCGCGGCTGACACGCCGGCGGCGCCCGCGGACCCTGCGGCGCCGGTTCGTTCGGTGCAGGAAATCCTCGATGCGTCGCCGGCCTCGGACTGGCGCGCGCTCAATCCTGAAAACACGATTTACATGGAACTCGAGCGCGGCCGGGTGATCATCGAACTGGCGACCGAGTACGCGCCGAACCATGCCGCCAACATCCGCGCGCTGGCGCGGGCGAACTATTTCGACGCCGCGAACATCCTGCGCTCGCAAGACAATTACGTCGTGCAATGGGGCCGCCGCGACGAGGATCCAAAGTCGCTGGGTGCGGCGACGGAAGTGGTGCGCGGCGAAGTCGTGCGACCGCGCGCGGGTGTCGAGTTCACGCCGTTGCCTGATCCGGACACGTATGCGGATGAAGTCGGCTTCTCAAATGGCTTTCAAGTTGCGCGCGATGAGAGCGGCACGTGGATGACGCATTGCTACGCGGTGGTCGGCTCGGCGCGTGGCGATGGTTTGGATGGCGGTAATGGCGGGCAGTTGTATGTCGTGATCGGGCAATCACCGCGTAATCTCGATCGCAACATCACGTTGGTCGGTCGCGTGGTGCAGGGCATGGAACTGCTCTCGACGCAGCCGCGCGGCTCAGGCGCATTGGGGTTCTATGAAACGCCGGGCGAGATGGCGGTGCTGCGCTCGATCCGCGTGGCGTCCGACGTGCCGGCGGCGCAGCGCACCAATCTGCAAGTGTTGCGTACGGATAGCGGGACGTGGGCGTCGGTGGTCGATGCGCGACGCACGCGGCGCGAGGCGTTCTTTGCGGCCAATCCGGTCAACCGGCTGGGCGTTTGCAATGGTTCTGCGCCGGTGCGGCCTGCGCCTTGA